One genomic region from Bradyrhizobium icense encodes:
- a CDS encoding RidA family protein produces the protein MRILQPAEWSKPRGFSHGVEVDASGKWIVLAGQTGGDEKGDYAPDMAAQVGTALKRIVKLLGEAGAGPEHIVRLTWYLTSRSEYEAAGPGIGAAWKETLGRNFPPSTLLYIDGLVDVRAKVEIEVTAFVPKA, from the coding sequence ATGCGTATCTTGCAACCGGCCGAATGGTCGAAACCCCGCGGCTTCTCGCATGGTGTCGAGGTCGACGCTTCAGGCAAATGGATCGTGCTCGCCGGCCAGACCGGCGGCGACGAGAAGGGCGACTATGCCCCGGACATGGCCGCGCAGGTCGGCACGGCGCTGAAGCGCATTGTCAAGCTGCTTGGGGAAGCAGGCGCCGGCCCTGAGCACATCGTGCGCCTGACCTGGTACCTGACCAGCCGCAGCGAATATGAGGCCGCAGGCCCCGGCATCGGTGCGGCCTGGAAGGAAACACTCGGGCGCAATTTCCCGCCATCGACGCTGCTCTACATCGACGGGCTGGTCGACGTCAGGGCCAAGGTCGAAATCGAAGTCACCGCCTTCGTGCCCAAGGCGTAA